gtgccaggcattgaacacatcgttggcgcatggagtggatcaggttgcatatgaatgctctgggaactccattccactcctgctggagccattgcagcagttgacccagattggcaggaggagggagatgttgctgtacccgacgacaaagctcatcccacatgtgctctatggggttcaggtccgggctgttagctggccacagcatcctgttgaccctggcctgctggatgaaggtgtttacagctgcagagcgatggggaggtgcgttgtcatcctgaagaatcgcacgagggctgatcgcttggagggctggaacgaccaggggttgcaggatctcattctggtagcggacaccggtcaagttccccactacatggtacagaagTGTCCTtcgacgtgtgctgatccctccccagaccaccacagagcctccgccaaaacgctgttgTTCCAGAACAGcaccttctgcgaagcgctctccgcgacacctccacactcggatacgaccatcagcaggttccaagcaaaagcgggactcatctgtaaacaacacctgagctcactgctgacgttgccacctcacatgttgagtgcaccaggctcggcgagctgctcggtgatcaggagtcagggttgttcctcggacttcgacgccttgcacgcaagccaaagttgtgtaagcggtttcggatcgtcttaccactaacaacagtgttggtggtagcttgtaggcgttgccaaatgttgtttgccgtagccattctttgttgcatggcctgcctctaaatgaagcgatcctctctttgtgtggtgactctgggccgaccagaacgttgtcgctcctgcactcttccagttgcgtggaatctctgttttagtctgatgatgacagagggagccactgcaagcctctgggccacttgcctggcagcaacaccgtcttgtagccatcctattgcccttcctctatccaattcgctcagttttcttcgtgggggcatgttgctactgagCATAATTGTGTCAGAGTATCAACCttaaaacacaagctggtgagcgatttTAATAGCCAgaaccctgttgtagcacgtgcatcacaaccctttgccctggcatgcgttccgcaaatttcatggggctataaaaaacaccctttttcttctaaaatgcagaagcttttgagaagtcccacaaagggaaataactctgcctcccaaacaaaattctaggtgaAGACTCGTTGTTCATTTGTGAATgcgaacacattaatcttttaatttatatgtcgatgtttaattatttggcattttttttataattatatcCGTTTTTTccaccgatccttaacttttttttgaagagtgtataggATTGTacctggttttttttaatttgtatttatttgatTCATTGTTCAGGGTATCTCTTAGTCAATGAGCCATCACGTAGTTTCTCTTGCTGATTTGTGTCTTTCTCCGGCGTGCCTCTGCAACAGAAATAAGACACACCGTTTCAGTTCTAACATTACGAAACAAACTACTGTTTGTAACAATTGATTTCCAGATGACTAGAACCCAGTAGTTGACCACACAAGTTGATTAAGGGACTATCCAAACGTTTTAGTGGACTTCCTACTGAACAGTAACAAGTAggaaaatggaggtaaaatgTCACGGATGCATGTTTTTTACACACCTCTTGCGTAACACGTGACCGCGCTTACGCGGTAAAATTCCTCACACAAGGTCACACAAGTTCGGCGCGCCATAAGTTCAGTTGACACTGAAAATGGACGCCGTAGTTTGGAGAGAGCAGCGGCAAGAGCAGCGATGTGACCGAAAGAGGCCGGTATATTTAATTTGGatgatttatgtttataatatacgaaagtgtgtgtgtgtgtgtgtgtgtgtttgtaggagCACCGTTAAGCTGCCTTTTGACCACTTTATGATAGTAAATGTCAACATACACTACATGGCATCTCtattcatgtaaaatgtcagctTAGCTAAAGTTTCAAAATAGGCGAATGATTTCTTTCCAACTTCATTTAGAATTACAAAATAAAGTTTCATCTCAAATCTGGACAGAATCGGCCTGTAAACTCTGCTCATTTTTCCCGGCATCTTAATGATTGTGCAAACTCACTGACCGGATAACGTGGCTCAcaccagtatgtgtgtgtgtgtgtgtgtgtgtgtgagagagagagagagagagagagaaagagagaaagagagagagagtgtgtgtgtgtgtgtgagagagagagagtgtatgtgtgtgtgtatgtgtgtatgtgtgtgtgaatgtgtgtgtgtgtgtgtttgtgtgtgtgtgtgtatgtgtttgtgtgtgtgtgtgtaagtgtgtgtgtgcgtgtatgcgtgtatgtgtgtgtgtgcgtgtgtgtgtgtgtttatatatgtgagtaagtgtgtgcgtgtatctgcctttagaacagccctcaaaacacacatgtttaagttagacctctgaaggagatcccatgatcggtgagtcatcggcgctgccacgtgtattatctactaaagtgtggcgttcatgaggatgtgtatgtgcctgtgtgtgttgtactagaataacgtatgcgtacatggaatgacattgcgggttacctgaacattgacaatgacgaaagaaagattgtgtgtgtgtgtgtgtgcgcgcgcgcgcgcgtgtgtgtgtgtgtgtgtgcgcgtgtgtgtgcgtgcgtgtgtgggtgtgtgtgaccatgtttgaatttattcggatttagttctctttccttgtttgtattatgattgtgtaagtgtaaagcgctctgggctcgtcaccacgaggtttacgcgctatataagtaatcgttattattattattattattattatgtgtgtgtgtgtgagtctgtgtatggatgtgtgtgtgtgtgtgtgtgtgtgtgtgtgcgtgttcgcgtgcgtccgtgcgtgcgtgctcgcgtgtatgcgtgcgtgcgcgtgtgtgcgtgtgtatgcgcgcgcgtgtgtgtatgtgtgtgtgtatgtgtatgtgtgtgtgtgtgtgtgtgtgtgtgtgtgtgcgtgtgtgcgtctgtgtgtgtgtgtgtgtgtgtgtgggtatgtgtgtgtgtgtgtgtgtgtgcgtgcgtgtgcgagcgtgtatgtgtgtgtatgtgtgtgtgggtgttaagTGTTGTTACAGTAAACTTACAGAAGAAAAAATGCACGAGAAGAGAATTAAAATGTATCACATAATGTTCCTGTATGTGTTGGTGTGGTTGATGAAGGTAGTGCTGGGGTAATATAGTGGTGCTGTGGTTGATGAAGGTAGTGCTGGGGTAATATAGTGGTGCTGTGGTTGATGAAGGTAGTGCTGGGGTAATATAGTGGTGCTGTGGTTGATGAAGGTAGTGCTGGGGTAATATATTGGTGCTGTGGTTGATGAAGGTAGTGCTGGGGTAATATAGTGGTGCTGTGGTTGATGAAGGTAGTGCTGGGGTAATATAGTGGTGCTGTGGTTGATGAAGGTAGTGCTGGGGTAATATATTGTTGGTGTGGTTGATGAAGGTAGTGCTGGGGTAATATAGTGGTGCTGTGGTTGATGAAGGTAGTGCTGGGGTAATATAGTGGTGCTGTGGTTGATGAAGGTAGTGCTGGGGTAATATAGTGGTGCTGTGGTTGATGAAGGTAGTGCTGGGGTAATATAGTGGTGCTGTGGTTGATGAAGGTAGTGCTGGGGTAATATAGTGGTGCTGTGGTTGATGAAGGTAGTGCTGGGGTAATATAGTGGTGCTGCTCTTTCTGCTTATGATGTTGTCTGTGTATTCTTGTTGATTGTTATTGAAGCGTATAGAATGAAAACACAGACGTTCTTACGAGACAACAGTTCACAGCCTACCTCTCGCAGCAGAATGCAAGACGAAAGTAGATTCACATCAGTATCGAAGAAAAGCACCATTCCATAAtcagacacacagtcaacagAGGCTTGTCTGATTTAACCAAGACAAGGGTATACAGGATACAAATGAAGACTGATTTAACCAAGACAAGGGTATACAGGATACAAATGAAGACTGATTTAACCAAGACAAGGGTATACAGGATACAAATGAAGACTGATTTAACCAAGACAAGGGTATACAGGATACAGATGAAGACTGATTTAACCAAGACAAGGGTATACAGGATACAAATGAAGACTGATTTAACCAAGACAAGGGTATACAGGATACAGATGAAGACTGATTTAACCAAGACAAGGGTATACAGGATACAAATGAAGACTGATTTAACCAAGACAAGGGTATACAGGATACAGATGAAGACTGATTTAACCAAGACAAGGGTATACAGGATACAAATGAAGACTGATTTAACCAAGACAAGGGTATACAGGATACAAATGAAGACTGATTTAACCAAGACAAGGGTATACAGGATACAAATGAAGACTGATTTAACCAAGACAAGGGTATACAGGATACAGATGAAGACTGATTTAACCAAGACAAGGGTATACAGGATACAGATGAAGACTGATTTAACCAAGACAAGGGTATACAGGATACAAATGAAGACTGATTTAACCAAGACAAGGGTATACAGGATACAAATGAAGACTGATTTAACCAAGACAAGGGTATACAGGATACAGATGAAGACAAATCGCACCAACAGGCAAGACACACAACAAAGGCACTGAAGACTTCTGCCTCGGTGGCGATGTCCTCAATGCGAGGATTCCAAGTAGAACTGGATCAATCCCGGACACCAAATAACAACCCACACTCTCGTAATCTGTCTCAAAATAGCTGACACAGAATATAATGACTTCTATACCCGTGTATGTCTCAAAGAGCATTTTCATAGCAATCCTTCTCTTCTCCGAATTTCCTTTCATCACGCAGGCGATTAGTTTCTTTCAACTGTTTCAAAGGTTATCTAAGCTCTAAcagtgtgagtgcgtgtgtgcgtatgtgtgtgtgtgtgtgtgtgtgtgtgtgtgtgtgtgtgtgtgtgtgtgtgtgtgtgtgtgtgtgtctgtgtgtgtctgtgtgtgtttgtgtgtgtgtgcgtgcgtgtgtgtgtgtgtgtgtgtgtgtgtgtgtgtgtgtgtgtgtgtgtgtgtgtgtgtgtgtgtgtgtgtgtgtgtgtgtttgtgtgagagtgcttgcgtgcgttcgtgcgtgcgtgcgagtgtgcgcTCGACTTTACATAGAGACACGCTTAATTGGTAACTTAATCGTTTTGTCAGAACAAATTTGtttcgtgtttgtgtgtttttgtttgtcctcTTGAACAAAGGTGCGGGAAGTGGGAGGCTGGGGAGGGGAGgaggctggggggggggaggctgggggggggagggagggggggtgtaggTCGGATGAATTGAGAGGGAAGGATATATttgacaaacaacaacaacaagtcggcACGTGAGAGTGTTCTGCATGCATGCGCGTTTATCAACGTTGTATCAGTATTCTGTCAAAGGATTTAACAAAATAGTTTGGCTTGAGACCTGAGGGGGGAACGTAGGTTTGAGTCAACATGTTGAGAACACTAGTACTAGCGCGAAAACAAAAAAGGTAACGAGAAAGACaatgaaagacagagagagagacagggaaacagacagacagacagacagacagacagacagacagacagacagacagacagacagacagacagacagacagacagacaga
The window above is part of the Littorina saxatilis isolate snail1 unplaced genomic scaffold, US_GU_Lsax_2.0 scaffold_610, whole genome shotgun sequence genome. Proteins encoded here:
- the LOC138954356 gene encoding LOW QUALITY PROTEIN: chromobox protein homolog 8-like (The sequence of the model RefSeq protein was modified relative to this genomic sequence to represent the inferred CDS: substituted 1 base at 1 genomic stop codon); translation: ERERERERERERERERERLREREREKERKRERVQQRLVXFNQDKGIQDTNED